The following DNA comes from Picosynechococcus sp. PCC 7003.
CAAGACAATCACGGTCAAACTTGGCAAGTGGTGCTATTTAAACGGGTTAAAGCGGGTCGTGTCGAAACCGTCGATCTACGCCTTGTGGCCTATCCCGGTCAGGCGACTTTTATTCACCCAGGTTCTTTGAGTTTGTCTGTACCCAATCAAGCTCCCCTCACTGCACCCGATCAATTTGCCACCGAAGCTCCTGCGCCCAATGTGGGTCAGTTTGATTTAAAGGATATTTTGCCCCAGTTGCCCACCGATCAGAAAGTCCAACTGAGCTTACCCCTCAAGGAACAGTTGACCATCGAGATTCCCCCGGAAGTTCTCTTGGAGTGGCGACTCATGGCGTAGCGGCTATTTC
Coding sequences within:
- a CDS encoding DUF3122 domain-containing protein, whose translation is MFFLKKGLILLSLSLFLLVGSGIWAEPSLASIRQQEEAPGQILYQSRQSIQDNHGQTWQVVLFKRVKAGRVETVDLRLVAYPGQATFIHPGSLSLSVPNQAPLTAPDQFATEAPAPNVGQFDLKDILPQLPTDQKVQLSLPLKEQLTIEIPPEVLLEWRLMA